The following proteins come from a genomic window of Populus nigra chromosome 6, ddPopNigr1.1, whole genome shotgun sequence:
- the LOC133697220 gene encoding uncharacterized protein LOC133697220, whose amino-acid sequence MSADDFPLLDAPPPHPTTRHPDAASVTTTGDYYYSDHDKSSATPSSKRNHQNHYYNNNNKRSKSNSNTELESSDYRDYRKDREEWSDTAISCLLEAYTEKFNQLNRGNLRGRDWEEVAEAVSERGGSNNKKSVEQCKNKIDNLKKRYKVELQRISGSGSSWHWFKHIEVIMGNACNGKSSGGGGGGAAAAAAGGDSEGGGGGSCGNANVVVKQVKRYTSGSAAFANSLKTKPVTNLKWRRVVFKISGSALAGNCQNIDPKVAMQIAQEVATASRVGLEIAIVLGGRNFFCGESWISATGLERPTAYQIGMMATVMNSVLLQSALEKHGVQARVQSAFAMPELAEPYSRQRAIRHLEKGRVVIFGGVGAGAGNPLFTTDTAAALRASEINADALLKGTIVNGVYDSHAGSSNIILDHISFRDVVSRGATSMDMMAITYCEENGIPVVVFNLLEPGNISRALCGDQVGTLIDQAGRIS is encoded by the exons ATGTCCGCCGACGATTTCCCCCTCCTCGACGCGCCGCCTCCTCACCCTACAACGCGCCACCCAGATGCCGCCTCCGTCACGACAACCGGCGATTACTACTACTCCGATCACGACAAATCGTCCGCCACACCCTCCTCGAAACGCAACCACCAAAACCACtactacaacaacaacaataagagATCGAAATCAAACAGCAACACAGAGTTAGAATCCAGCGATTACCGAGATTACAGGAAGGATAGAGAGGAATGGAGCGATACGGCGATATCGTGTTTGCTGGAGGCGTACACGGAGAAATTTAATCAGTTGAATAGAGGGAATTTGAGAGGGAGAGATTGGGAGGAAGTAGCGGAAGCCGTGAGTGAGAGAGGAGGGAGTAATAATAAGAAGAGTGTGGAGCAGTGTAAGAATAAGATTGATAATTTGAAGAAGAGGTATAAAGTGGAGTTACAGAGGATTAGTGGGAGTGGGAGTAGTTGGCATTGGTTTAAACATATCGAGGTGATCATGGGGAATGCGTGCAATGGGAAgagtagtggtggtggtggtggtggtgctgctgctgctgctgctggggGAGATAGTGAGGGTGGTGGTGGAGGGAGTTGTGGGAATGCTAATGTGGTGGTTAAGCAAGTGAAAAG GTATACATCTGGCAGTGCTGCCTTTGCTAATAGTCTCAAAACTAAACCGGTGACGAATTTAAAATGGCGGAGAGTAGTGTTTAAAATCAGCGGTTCTGCATTGGCTGGGAATTGCCAGAATATTGACCCCAAG GTAGCTATGCAGATTGCTCAGGAAGTAGCAACAGCTAGCCGTGTTGGACTGGAG ATAGCGATTGTTCTTGGAGGTCGTAATTTCTTTTGTGGAGAATCGTGGATTTCTGCTACTGGCTTAGAGAGGCCTACTGCATACCAGATTGG CATGATGGCAACAGTTATGAATTCAgttttgcttcaatcagccttGGAGAAGCACGGTGTTCAAGCTCGTGTGCAAAGTGCATTTGCAATGCCAGAGTTAGCTGAACCCTATAGCAGGCAACGGGCCATTCGACATCTCGAGAAAGGAAGAGTTGTCATATTTGGTGGCGTTGGTGCTGGTGCTGGGAATCCTCTATTTACTACTGACACAGCAGCTGCTTTGAGAGCTTCTGAGA tcAATGCAGATGCACTCCTTAAAGGTACCATTGTTAATGGCGTCTATGATAGCCATGCTGGTAGCAGCAATATAATACTGGATCACATATCATTCAGAGACGTGGTTTCGAGGGGGGCTACCTCAATGGACATGATGGCAATTACGTACTGTGAAGAGAATGGGATTCCTG TGGTGGTCTTTAATTTGCTCGAGCCTGGGAACATCTCAAGAGCATTATGTGGAGACCAAGTTGGCACTTTAATTGATCAAGCAGGAAGGATTAGTTAA
- the LOC133696360 gene encoding uncharacterized protein LOC133696360, producing MAETENSKIVTQKDSSQKPRNLFSIFPKFELKVPFFNKPVPLAKEEPKIAVVIEGGENESGIQKPNIVSFPNTRSLVPSSIEVEVEEGSGRTHNPVIIWQVYALGGFIVLKWIWARWQERNERAKKASSDDDQSNDGYQSPADEE from the exons ATGGCGGAAACTGAAAACAGCAAAATCGTGACCCAAAAAGACAGCTCTCAAAAACCCAGAAAtctgttttcaatttttccaaAGTTTGAGCTCAAAGTTCCTTTCTTTAACAAGCCAGTCCCTCTGGCTAAAGAGGAACCGAAAATAGCAGTAGTTATTGAAGGAGGAGAAAACGAGAGTGGAATTCAGAAACCCAATATTGTCAGCTTCCCAAATACTCGTTCTTTAGTTCCTTCATCGATTGAGGTTGAGGTTGAAGAGGGCAGTGGAAGGACTCATAATCCTGTGATCATTTGGCAG GTGTATGCACTTGGAGGGTTCATTGTTTTGAAGTGGATATGGGCAAGGTGGCAGGAAAGAAACGAGAGAGCCAAGAAGGCATCATCTGATGACGATCAGTCAAATGACGGGTATCAATCTCCAGCAGACGAAGAATGA